A region from the Caldicellulosiruptor naganoensis genome encodes:
- the lysS gene encoding lysine--tRNA ligase, with protein sequence MQEFEFTQEELNEQIQNRIKKLRELQQNKYNPYEKVKYDPTHYSMEIKENFEQLEGQFVSVAGRILSKRGHGKASFVDILDSKGKIQIYIKIDEVGEEKYQEFKEYYDIGDIIGVKGEVFKTNKGEISIKAKEIEMLTKCLRPLPEKWHGLRDVDTRYRKRYLDLIVNLQVRDTFIKRSLFIRSIRKYLDDRGFLEVETPVLSPIAGGAAARPFITHHNALDIDLYLRIAPELHLKRLIVGGFDKVYELGRVFRNEGVSIKHNPEFTTIEIYQAYADYKDMMNLTEELITTVAKEVLGTLKITYQGQEIDLTPPWQRLTMIEAIKKYVGVDFTQVSSIDEARKIAKDLGIEIEENWQIGHIINEVFEQKVEDFLVQPTFIMDYPVEVSPLAKRKKDNPQFTERFELFITCREIANAFSELNDPFDQRERFLEQLKERQRGNQEAHMMDEDFIEALEYGMPPTGGLGIGIDRLVMLLTDSYSIRDVLLFPTMRPKD encoded by the coding sequence ATGCAGGAGTTTGAGTTTACACAGGAGGAACTAAACGAGCAGATACAAAATAGGATAAAAAAACTAAGAGAACTTCAGCAAAATAAGTACAATCCATACGAAAAAGTAAAATATGATCCTACTCATTATTCAATGGAGATTAAAGAAAATTTTGAGCAGTTAGAGGGTCAGTTTGTTTCTGTTGCGGGAAGAATACTGTCAAAAAGGGGTCATGGCAAGGCTTCGTTTGTTGACATTTTAGACTCAAAAGGAAAAATCCAGATTTATATCAAGATTGATGAAGTGGGTGAAGAGAAATACCAAGAGTTCAAAGAATACTATGATATTGGTGATATCATAGGTGTCAAAGGTGAGGTTTTCAAGACAAATAAAGGCGAGATTTCAATCAAAGCAAAAGAAATTGAGATGCTAACAAAGTGTTTGAGACCTCTTCCTGAAAAGTGGCATGGCCTTAGAGATGTCGATACAAGATACAGAAAGAGATACCTTGATTTGATTGTAAATCTGCAGGTAAGGGATACATTTATCAAAAGAAGTTTGTTTATTCGTTCAATCAGAAAATATTTGGATGACAGAGGCTTTTTAGAGGTAGAAACGCCGGTTTTGAGCCCAATTGCAGGTGGTGCTGCTGCAAGACCATTTATCACTCATCACAACGCACTTGACATTGACCTTTATCTTAGAATAGCACCAGAGCTTCATCTAAAGAGGCTCATTGTTGGCGGGTTTGACAAGGTCTATGAGCTTGGCAGAGTTTTCAGAAACGAAGGCGTCTCAATAAAGCACAATCCAGAATTTACAACAATTGAGATTTACCAGGCTTATGCTGATTACAAAGATATGATGAATCTCACAGAGGAGCTAATAACAACTGTTGCAAAAGAGGTTTTGGGAACGCTAAAAATAACATATCAAGGGCAAGAGATTGACCTCACACCGCCTTGGCAAAGGCTTACAATGATTGAGGCAATAAAGAAATATGTAGGAGTAGACTTTACACAGGTATCTTCCATAGATGAAGCAAGAAAGATTGCAAAAGACCTTGGTATTGAAATTGAGGAAAACTGGCAGATAGGACATATTATAAACGAGGTATTTGAACAAAAGGTTGAGGACTTTTTAGTTCAGCCGACATTTATTATGGACTATCCAGTTGAGGTATCGCCACTTGCAAAGCGCAAGAAAGACAATCCACAGTTTACAGAGAGGTTTGAGCTTTTCATAACATGCAGAGAAATAGCAAATGCTTTTTCAGAGCTAAACGACCCATTTGACCAAAGAGAGAGATTCTTAGAGCAGCTGAAAGAGAGGCAAAGAGGTAACCAAGAAGCTCATATGATGGATGAGGATTTCATAGAAGCATTAGAGTACGGAATGCCACCAACAGGTGGGCTTGGCATTGGTATTGA
- the greA gene encoding transcription elongation factor GreA translates to MAREMDTAKFQLSREAYEKYLKELENLKTVKRREVAEKIKVARSFGDLSENSEYDEAKAEQAALEERIAYLEKLINNAKIIDKDEVSTDFVGIGTNVKIQNVDTGEIVEYSIVGSKEANPFEFKISDESPVGKALMGKKVGEVVEVTVPAGKFRYKILEISK, encoded by the coding sequence ATGGCAAGAGAAATGGATACAGCAAAATTTCAACTTTCGCGTGAGGCTTATGAAAAGTACTTAAAAGAGCTTGAAAATCTAAAGACTGTTAAAAGAAGAGAGGTTGCTGAGAAGATAAAGGTTGCACGTTCATTTGGTGACCTTTCCGAAAACTCTGAGTATGATGAAGCAAAAGCAGAACAGGCAGCTTTGGAAGAGAGGATTGCTTACTTAGAAAAACTTATAAACAATGCAAAGATAATTGACAAAGATGAAGTTTCAACTGACTTTGTAGGAATTGGTACAAATGTAAAGATTCAAAATGTAGATACAGGTGAAATTGTTGAGTATTCCATTGTTGGCTCAAAAGAGGCAAATCCATTTGAGTTTAAGATTTCTGATGAGTCACCTGTGGGCAAAGCGTTAATGGGCAAAAAAGTTGGAGAAGTTGTGGAAGTTACTGTTCCTGCTGGAAAGTTTAGATATAAGATACTCGAGATATCAAAATAA